GGCCGCGCTGATCATGGGCCGCTGGCACCCGATCGGCGCGATGGTCGCGGCCCTGTTCTTCGGGTTCGCCACCCAGTTGCAGTCCCAGCTCCAGATCATCCAGACCCCGATCCCGGGCGAGCTGCTGCTGATGGCGCCGTACCTGGCCACCGTCATCGCGGTCGCCGGCCTGGTCGGACGGGTCAGAGCACCGAAGGCGGACGGTGAGCCCTACGTCACCGAGTGAGGTCGACTGGCCGGCGTTGCGCGCGGTTGCCGTCGACATGATGCACCGCGCGTACGCGCCGTACTCGCACTTCCCGGTGGGCGCCGCGGCGTACGCCGACGACGGGCGGATCGTTGCCGGGTGCAACGTGGAGAACGCGTCGTACGGGTTGACGTTGTGCGCCGAGTGCGGGCTGGTGTCGGACCTGCACCGGACCGGGGGCGGACGGCTGGTCGCGTTCACCTGCGTGGATCGGCACGAGCACCTGCTGACGCCGTGCGGACGGTGCCGGCAACTGCTGCACGAGAACGGCGGCCCGGGGCTGCTGATCGAGACCGCGACCGGGATCCGGCTGCTGCGCGAACTGCTGCCGGACGCGTTCGGCCCCGAGTTTCTGGAGGAATGATGAGTTTCGACGCGGTGGATGTCATCCGGGCCAAGCGCGACAAGGGCGAGCTGAGCGACGGGCAGATCGACTGGGTGATCGACGCCTACACCAAGGGCGAGGTCGCCGACGAGCAGATGTCGGCGCTGGCGATGGCGATCCTGCTGAACGGGATGAACCGCCGCGAGATCGCCCGCTGGACCGCGGCGATGATCGCGTCCGGCGAGCGGATGGACTTCGGCAAACTGTCCCGGCCGACCGCGGACAAGCACTCGACCGGCGGTGTCGGCGACAAGATCACGCTGCCGTTGGCACCGTTGGTGGCGGCCTGCGGGGTTGCCGTACCGCAGCTGTCCGGCCGCGGGCTCGGGCACACCGGCGGCACCCTGGACAAGCTGGAGTCGATCCCGGGCTGGCGGGCCTCGCTGTCGAACGAAGAGCTGATGCAGCAGCTCGAGGACGTCGGCGCGGTGATCTGTGCGGCCGGTGACGGTCTGGCGCCGGCGGACAAGAAGCTGTACGCGCTGCGCGACGTGACCGGTACGGTCGAGGCGATCCCGTTGATCGCCAGCTCGATCATGAGCAAGAAGATCGCCGAGGGTACCGGCGCGCTGGTGCTGGACGTGAAGGTCGGGTCCGGGGCGTTCATGAAGGACCTGACGGACGCCCGCGAGCTGGCCGAGACCATGGTTGCCCTGGGCACCGACGCGGGTGTGAGGACCGTCGCGCTGCTCACCGACATGTCCGTCCCGCTCGGACTGACCGCCGGAAACGCTTTGGAGGTTCGCGAATCGGTCGAGGTCCTGGCCGGTGGCGGACCCGCCGACGTCGTCGAGCTGACCGTTGCCCTGGCCAACGAGATGCTCGCCGCGGCCGGGGTCACCGGCGTCGACCCGGCCGAGAAGCTTCGTGACGGTACGGCGATGGACGCCTGGCGGGCGATGATCTCGGCCCAGGGCGGCGACCCGTCCGCCGAGCTCCCGGTCGCTCCCGAGCAGCACGTCGTACCGGCCCCGTCGTCCGGCGTACTCTCCAAGCTCGACGCCCTCGCGGTGGGCGTCGCCGCCTGGCGCCTCGGCGCGGGCCGCGCGCGCAAGGAGGACCCGGTGTCCGCGGTAGCCGGCGTGGAGATGCACGCCAAGCCGGGCGACCGCATCCAGGAAGGCCAGCCCCTCCTCACCCTCCACACCGACGACCCCACCCGCATCGACCGCGCCCTGGAGTCCCTCACCAACGCCATTGCTGTCGCCGACTCCTACGAGCCCGGCCCGCTGGTCATCGACCGCATCACCGCCTGACCCACTGCCCTTCAACCCCGACCTGGATCTTTTGGGACTGCCCCGCCAGAACCCACGATTCGACGGACACCGCTACCCGCGCCACATTCGCTCGAGGGGCGAGGGGTTATCTGGCGCTTGTGACTGATGTGTGGGTAGTCGACGGGTCTGGTGAGATCTGCAGCTGGACAGGATGTGTCGGTGGCGGGGTAGTGCACCTGAGCGTGAACGTGTTCATGCGTACAGCGTCTCGCCGGTGCTCTACCTGTCGAGCGTGCACATCACCCGGCCCGCGAGGGGCCGGGCCGCCACTAGCGGGCAACGCAACACCAACACATCCGGCAGAGAGCCGGATATCCCCTCGCGTTGTGGGTTCTCCCCTCGCACACCAACGGAGAAGCCACAACGCCGACGGATATCCCCTCGTGTGCGGGGGCTCTCCTTGTGCTTGATCGCGGTCGGCCCGCTGGGACGGACCGTACTGTGCATGCTGGGCGCGGTGCGTGCGGCAATGCGGTGGTGAGGTGCGTGCGGTGGTGTGCGGCCACTATCACCCACGTCGGACTGGAGGGCCGGATATCTCGTCCTGAGGGTTAGCTGGAGGTTGTGGTTAGGCGGGTGTGTTGTTCTTTGGTGAGGGCTGTGATGAGGGTGGTGTCGGGGGTGAGCTCGGTGCCTAGGGCACCGGCTTCGCGGATTGTCAGTTCTACGACGATCGGGCCTACGGCGATGCTGGCTTCGGCCAGGGCGATCGACTGGTCGGTGCTGCCGTCGTACTCGACGCCGGCGTCGGAGAGCGCGTTCGGGATCGTGAACGGGTGGTCGTGGAGGTCCTGGTTCCACAGGCCCTTCTGCAGAGCCTTCGCTTTGGCGGCCGAGCCGGTCTTGAAGAGCTGCACGGTGTAGCGCTTCTTCTTGTCGGGGCTGAGCCGGGTCGCCCGGTACCCCTCGACGAAGCTCGCGTTCAGCAGCAGGGCACGGTCCAGCGCCGGGTCGGCGGACCAGGTGTTCAGGTACGACGACGCGGTGAACGGACCGGTGACGTTGCGCGGATCCGCGACGTACCCGCGGGGAAGCGCAGCGAGTCCGGCGAGGACGCTCTTCGCCGACTTGTCCGCCGTACCCGAGAGCGCGGAGTGTTTCGCCGCCGGGGTCTGGGCAGCGCTCGCCGACGCGCCGTCCTCACTGCCACAGGCGGTCACACCCAGCAGTACTGCGCTCACTACAACGGCAACGCCTGACGCATTCCGTCTCACGGGTCCCTCTCCGTTCGGCCACTCGCCCCCGAGTGCATCCGATGGGTGGCACCGATACCAACAGAAGTTGGTGAACTTCAGGCGAACAACCTTGTGCTACTGAGACGTCGCCTGCGTGAGAAGCGTCTCGATCCGGACGCGAGCGGCCTTCGGATGCATGGGTTCGCAGCCCGCGGCGACGCAGCGGCGGACCACCTGCGGGTCGTCGCGGAGCAGCAGCAGACCGCGGCGGAGCAGCGTCAGCGGGGGTTTGCGGTGCTCGCGGAGGTCCCGCTGGAAGCGCCGGACGAACGTGACGACGCGGTGGTGATACACGCAGATCGCGGCCGCCAGCAGGTCGCGGTCGCGGAGCTCGCTGGTGATCTGGTCCGCGAAGATGCCTTCAGCAACGATCAACGGTGAACCGCCGGTGGTGACGGGCCGGTGACCGACAGTGCCGTCGGCGGCGATGTCGTAGATCGGGAGATCGGCGGTTCCCGTCGTACACAACTGCTCCAGGGCCGCGACCGCACGATCGCCGTCCCAGGAGCGTGGGTCGTCCCAATCGACGATGCCGAGCGGCGACCGCGGCATCGCCTCGTCGTCGCCGTCCCGGTAGAAGTCGTCCAGCCGTACGACGGGCAGCCCGACCAGCTCGGCCAGGCGCGACTTCCCCGCCCCCGAAGGCCCCGCCAGCAACACCACCCGTGAACGCACCGGCACATTCTCTTCCACTTCCTGCAGTAACGGCCAATCCCCACCCGCGATAATCAGACGTGCCGAGGATGAAGCTGGGTGCCGCCGTGTACGCGTTCCTCGCGATCGGCCTGCTCGTGTCTGGCGTGCTGACCCTGAGGCAATACGGTCCGTACGCCGACGTTCACGGCTGGCCGCTGATGGCGACAGCGGTCGTGGATGCGCTCGCCGGTCTGGTGTTCGGTGCCGGGGCGGTCACACGGCGGGGGCTTGCCGCGGACGAAGGTCCGTGGATCTGTCGGAAGGGCTGGCTGGTGGTGGTCGCCCTGACGATCGCCGGGTTCCTGACTGCCGCGGTGAGCGGGTTTGACATGTCCCCGTTGCCGATCGGACCAGTGGTGCTTTATCCACACTGGGTCAAGCGGTTGCAGGAGAAGTACTACGAGGGCCGGGAAGAGGCTGAGCGGGAGCTCAGCCCAGAAGAGCCTGGCGGAGTGCGGCGTCCGACTGTTTGAACCAGTGGTTGGTGCGGTCGGTCAGTTCGGCCTCGCCGGTGGTCCAGCGCTGGTGGAACCAGGGGTGGCCGGCTTCGGAGCCTCGGCGGACGTAGTCCATGCACCAGATGTGGTTGTCGGCGGCGGCATCGACCAGGCGGAGGCGGTCGGCGTCCGTCAGGCCGTAGGCGTTCGCGAAGCGGCGGAGACGAGCGAGCGACTGACCATGCCGTACGTCGTGGATGTCCGCGTCGGGGCGTAGTGGGGCCCAGAGCCGTACGGCGGTGGCGACGTCCCACAGAGCCGACCCAGGACCGGCCAGATCGAAGTCGATGAGTGCGACCGCGACCCCGTCCCGGAACACCACGTTGTCGAGGTTCGGGTCGTTGTGGCTGATCAGCCCGGTGACGTAGCCGGCGGGCACCGGCTCGGCCCACTCGAGTCCGGCGGGCCGGAAGTCCGCGACTGCCTGGTGGTAGGAACGCAGCAGCACCGCCACGCTGTCGAGCGCCTCGTCCGTCATCGACCAGGAGGGGTACGGCGCTGTAACGGTCTCCCCGGGCAAGTACGAGAGCACCTCCCGCCCCTGGGAATCCATGCCGAGGAGCGCCGGCGCGCCCTCGAATCCGACGCTTTCCAGGTGCTGCAGGAGCGCATGCGTCGCCGCACTACTGGCGCGCAGCGGCCGCCGGACGGTATCTCCGACCCGCACCACCAACCCGCGGTTCGCCGTACCTCCGACCAACTCGACCTCAGCAGCAGGCATCGCCGGTCAGTCTGACTGTTGCAGCAGGGCCTTCGCCAGGGGTGCGTGGGTAACGATCGCGTTCACGAGCCCGCTGCGTACGGCGGCCCGCACCGCCGCGACCTTCGCGAGCCCGTACGGGATGGCGATCACCTCGTCGATCTTGTCCATCTGCTCGGCGTTGATCGCGATCACCCGATCGGTGACCCGGCTCTGCACCGCGACGCCGTCTGCGTCCACGAAAACGCCCGAGATGTCCGCCACGACGCCGCGGCGCTGCAACTGTTCACAGGCCTTCTCGTCCATCGCGTCGTACAGCGTCGACTGGCCGGCCGACCACGACCCGAGGCCGACGACCGCCTTCGTCACCGAGTCGAAATGGCTGATCGCCTCGGCGACCTCCGGCTGCTGCCGCAACGCGCGTGCCGTCGCGGCATCCGGCACGACGAGCGGCGCATAGAACAGGTACGCCGGGCCGCCCGACAGGCGAGCTGTGTGACGGACGAGCTCGACCGAGTTCGCCTCGACGTCCGGACGGGTCAGGGCGCCTGTCAGCTGGACGACCGGCACGGGGGCGAGTGACGTGAGTTGCTCGGTCATCGCGGTCACGGCTCGCGCCCAGGCCAACCCGAGCACGTCCTCGGGTGTGACGATCTCCGACAGCAGATCAGCTGCGGCCTTGCCGAGTTGCGTGCGCAAGGCGGGCTCGTCGACCTCGGGGGTGTCCACCACGATCGCCCGGCGCAGACCGAGTGCCTCCTGCAGGCGGGCGGACAGGTCGAGGTCGATGGCGCCGGGATGGCTGATCTCGATCCGAACGAGTCCGCTGCTGCGCGCCTGGTCGAGCAATCGCGCGACTTTGAACCGGCTGAGCCGGAACTCGTCCGCGATCTCCACCTTCGACCGGCCGTCGACGTAGTACCGCCGCGCGATCGACGCGGTGAGCACCAGCTGTGCCGGCCCGAAGGATTCCATCAATGCCTCCCGCTCATATGAGCATCGTCGGACACAAGTGTTGCACAGACCCTTGACAGGTCAAGTCCCTTCCCGGTTCACTCGTGCTGTGAGCAGAGGCGTGCTCAAATGAGCAGGCCAGACCAAAGGCCAAAAGCACCCGCCTCGCTGCGCTCGGCGGGTGGTGTGGGTAGAGGGAGTGGCTCGTGCTGAGTAGGCGCAAACGCATCGGAGCAGTCGGTATCGCGTTCCTGGTGAGCGTGACCACCGGCTGTGCGGGCTGGGGAGGCGGAGCGGGCGGCGGTGGCGAGGACAGCATCAACGTGCTGATGGTGAACAACCCGCAGATGGTCGATCTGCAGAAACTCACCGCCGACAACTTCACGAAGCAGACCGGCATCAAGGTGAACTTCACCGTGCTGCCGGAGAACGACGTCCGGGACAAGATCAGCCAGGAGTTCTCCAGTCAGGCCGGTCAGTACGACGTGGCGTCGGTGAGCAACTTCGAGATCCCGATCTATGCCAAGAGCAAGTGGATCGCGCCGCTGTCGGACTACATCGCCAAGGATCCGTCGTTCGACCAGGACGACATCCTGAAGCCGATGACGCAGTCGATGAGCGCGGACGACGGCAAGATCTACGGCGAACCGTTCTACGGCGAGTCGTCGTTCCTGATGTACCGCAAGGACATCCTGGCGGCCAAGGGCGTGACGATGCCGGCGAAGCCGACCTGGCAGGAGGTCGCGGACATCGCGGCCAAGGTCGACAACGCGCAGCCCGGGATGCGCGGTATCTGTCTGCGCGGCCAGCCCGGCTGGGGTCAGCTGTTCGCGCCGCTCACGACGGTGGTGAACACCTTCGGCGGCACGTGGTTCACGCAGGACTGGCAGGCGCAGGTCAACTCGCCGGAGTTCACCGACGCGACCAAGTTCTACGTCGACCTGGTCCGCGCGCACGGTGAGGCGGGCGCCCCCCAGGCGGGCTTCACCGAGTGCCTGAACAACACCATCCAGAGCAACGTCGCGATGTGGTACGACGCCACGTCGGCGGCCGGTTCGCTCGAGGCGCCGAACTCGCCGGTCAAGGGCAAGATGGGCTACGCGCCCGCACCGGTCGTGAAGACCGACAGTTCCGGCTGGCTGTACGCGTGGGCCTGGGGCATCCAGGAAGCCTCGAAGAAGAAGGACAACGCCTGGAAGTTCATCTCCTGGGCGTCCGGCAAGGACTACGAGAAGCTCGTCGGCGAGAAGGTTGGCTGGTCCAACGTTCCGGCCGGCAAGCGGGCGTCGACGTACGAGCTCCCGGAGTACGTCAAGGAGGCGTCGGCGTTCGCCGAGCCGACCAAGAGCGCGATCGAGAACGCGGACCCGAAGGACCCGGGCACCCAGCCGCGGCCGGCGCCGGGCATCCAGTTCATCGACATTCCGGAGTTCCCGGACCTCGGGACCCAGGTCAGTCAGGACGTGAGTTCGGCGATCGCCGGACGGATGAGCGTCGACGAGGCACTGAAACGCGGGCAAGTGCTCGCCGACGACGTCGCCGAGCGGTACCGCTCCCGGCAAGCGAAGTGAGGGATCATGTCCGTCGACGCAAAACCTGACACTCCCGCGAAGCCCGGACGCCGGCACGCACCGCCGCCCGGTTCTGAAGGCACCCTGATGCGCAGGACCGGCGACTGGGCCCGGCGCGGCCCGTTGCTGCCCGCGCTGGTGTTCATGATCATCGTGACCCAGTTGCCGTTCGTGGTCACGATCGTCGTGTCCTTCATGGACTGGAACGCGTACTACCCCGACGAGCGCGGCTTCGCCGGGATCGACAACTTCCGCCGGGTGATCACCGACGCGAACACCCGGCACGCGATCTGGGTGACGATCCTGCTGACCGCGGGCGTCGTCCTGATCAGCCTGGTGTTCGGGCTGCTGATCGCGCTGCTGCTGGACCGCAAGTTCCGCGGCCGGGGTGTGGTCCGGACGATGATGATCACGCCGTTCCTGGTCGTCCCGGTGGCTGCGGCCCTGCTGTGGAAGCACGCGCTGTACAACCCGACGTACGGGCTGTTCAACGGCGTGCTGAAGTGGTTGTTCGGCGACAACGCACCGCAGCCGGACTGGATCAGCAACCAGCCGTTGTGGTCGATCATCTTCGCGCTGGTCTGGCAGTGGACGCCGTTCATGATGCTGATCCTGCTGGCCGGCCTGCAGAGCCGTCCGCTGGACGTCATCGAGGCGGCCGGGATCGACGGCGCGAACCAGTGGGAGATCTTCCGCTACATGACGCTGCCGCACCTGCGCCAGTACCTGGAGCTGTCCGCGCTGCTCGGGTCGATCTACGTCGTCCAGAACTTCGACGCGGTCTTCACGATCACGTCCGGCGGCCTCGGTACGGCGAACCTCCCGTACACGATCTACCAGACCTTCTACACCGCGCACGACTACGGCCGGGCGTCCGCGGCCGGTGTGATCGTGGTGATCGGCACGATCGCCATCGCCACCTTCGCGCTGCGCTCGGTGTCCACGCTGTTCCGAGAGGAGACGGGGAAATGAGCGGCCAGGTCACGATCGTGACGGGTAAGAAGAGCCGTGGTGGCGGCTTCTTCCTCGGCGGGCTGGCGTGGATCGTCGGCATCCTGTTCGTGCTGCCGGTGGTGTGGATGCTGCTGACCTCGTTCCACACCGAGGAGGACGCGGCGAAGAACCCGCCGGACCTGGGCGCGCCGCTGACGCTGGACGGGTACAGGTCGTTCTTCGACACCGGCCCGTGGCCGTCGATCGCGAACTCGCTGACGGCGAGCATCCTGTCCACGGTGCTGGTCATCCTGCTCGCGTTCCCGGCGGCGTACGCGCTGTCGATCCGGCCGGTGAAGAAGTGGACGGATGTGCTGTTCTTCTTCCTGTCCACCAAGATGCTGCCCGTGGTCGCCGGCCTGCTGCCGATCTACCTGTTCGCGCAGTCGGTCGGGATGCTGGACAACATCTGGCTGCTGATCATCCTGTACACCTCGATGAACCTGCCGATCGCGGTCTGGATGCTGCGCAGCTTCCTGTCCGAGGTGCCGGTGGAGATCCTCGAGGCGGCCTCGGTCGACGGGGCGAACCTGATCCGCACGCTGCGCTCCGTGGTGGCGCCGATCGTCACGCCGGGGATCGCCTCGGCCGCGCTGATCTGCTTCATCTTCAGCTGGAACGAGTTGCTGTTCGCCCGCGTGCTGACCGGCACGGTGGCGCAGACGGCTCCGGTGTTCTTGACTGGGTTCGTGACCAGTCAAGGATTGTTCCTCGCCAAAGTCTGTGCCGCGTCCATCGTGGTGTCGTTGCCGGTCCTGATCGCCGGGTTCGCCGCCCAGGACAAGCTCGTCCAGGGTCTGTCGCTGGGGGCGGTCAAGTGAGGCTGGCAGCTGCCGCACTCGATGCTCTGGGCAATGACGTCGGTGTGCCTTCCTACGACCGTACGGCGGTGACGCCGGGGATCGTGCACTTCGGCGTCGGCGGGTTCCATCGCGCGCACCAGGCGATGTACCTGGACCGGCTGATGAACGAAGGCAAGGCGCTGGACTGGGGGATCGTCGGCGTCGGCGTGCTCCCGCACGACCGGCGGATGGCCGACGTCATGGCCGCCCAGGACACGTTGTACACGCTGGTGATCAAGTCTCCGGACGGGACGCTCGAGCCGCGGGTGATCGGGTCGATCGTCGGGTACCTGTTCGCGCCGGACGATCCGAACGCCGTGCTGGCTCGGATGGTCGACCCGGCGACCCGGATCGTGTCCCTGACGATCACCGAGGGCGGGTACCACGTGAACCAGGTGACGGGGGAGCTCGACGCCTCCGATCCGGCGCTGGCCGCGGACCTCGAGCCGGGCGCGACGCCGGGGAGCGCGTTCGGGTTCATCGTCGAGGCCTTGCGGCGGCGGCGAGAGGCCGGCGTACCGCCGTTCACCGTGATGTCGTGCGACAACATCCCGGGCAACGGGCACGTCGCGCGCAAGATGCTGGCGTCGTTCGCGCGGCTCAAGGACCCGGAGCTCGCCGAGTTCCTGGAGAACGAGGTGCGGTTCCCGAACTGCATGGTCGACCGGATCACGCCGGTCACCGCGGACGCGGACCGGGAGGCGCTGGCCGAGCGGTTCGGGGTCGAGGACGGCTGGCCGGTGGTGTGCGAGCCGTTCACGCAGTGGGTCCTCGAGGACGACTTCGGCGGCGGGCGCCCGCCGTACGAGGAGGTCGGCGTCCAGATCGTCGAGGACGTCGAGCCGTACGAGTTCATGAAGCTGCGGCTGCTGAACGCTTCGCACCAGGCGTTGTGCTACCTCGGGTTCCTGGACGGCTACCGGTACGCGCACGAGGTCTGTCAGGACAAGCTGTACGTCGACTTCCTGCTCGGCTACATGGACCACGAAGGTACGCCGACGTTGCCGCCGGTGCCCGGGGTCGATCTGGACCGCTACAAGCACCAGCTGATCGAGCGGTTCGCGAATCCCGAAGTACGGGACACACTGGCGCGGCTGTGCGCCGAGAGCTCGGACCGGATCCCCAAGTGGCTGCTGCCAGTGGTGCGCGAGCAACTCGCGGCCGGGCGGGAGATCAAGCGCTCGGTGCTCGTGGTCGCGTCCTGGGCACGGTACGCCGAGGGCGTCGACGAGCAGGGGCAGCCGATCGAGGTCGTCGACCGGCTGCGCGACAAGCTGGTCGAGCGGGCGCAGCACAACCGCGAGGATCCGTTGGTGTTCATCTCGGACCCGGATCTGTTCGGGGACCTGGCGTCGGACGAGCGGTTCGTGACGCCGTACAAGGCCGCTCTGAAGTCGCTCCACGAGATCGGCGCCCGCGCCACCCTCGAAGCCCTCTAGTCTGGACGCCATGACTGAGCTGAGGCTGGTCGCCGGGGTGGACTGCTCCACCCAGGCGACCAAGGTGGTCGTGTGCGACGCGGAGACCGGAGCGGTGCTGCGGGAAGGCCGGGCACCGCACCCGGACGGGACGCAGGTCGATCCGCAGGCCTGGTGGCAGGCGTGGGAGACCGCCTCTGATGGTCTGCTCGACGGCGTCGAGGCGGTCGCGATCGGCGGTCAGCAGCACGGGATGGTGCTCCTCGACGACTCTGGTGAGGTCGTCCACCCAGCCGTCCTGTGGAACGACACCAGTTCCGCCGACGCCACCACCGACCTGATCGCGGAGCTGGGCGGTGCTCAAGCCTGGGCCGAGGCCGTCGGCTCCGTCCCCGTCCCGTCGTTCACTGTCACCAAGCTGCGCTGGCTGCGGGACGAAGCCGCAGGTGACGACGCCAGTGCGGTGCAGCGTGAGGCCGCGCGGCGGGCTGCGGCGGTCGTGCTTCCCCATGACTGGATGACGCATCGGCTGGCGGCCGATCGGTCCGGGATCGAGGGGATCACCACCGATCGTGGGGACGCGTCCGGGACGGGGTGGTGGTCGCCGACGACGAACAGCTACCGGACTGATCTGGTCGAGCTTGCTTTCGGCCGTCAGCTCGCACTGCCGCGTGTTGCGGGGCCGGCCGAGATCGTCGGCCAGACCGCGTTCGGTGCGGCGATCGCGGCCGGCACCGGTGACAACGCGGCGGCCGCGCTCGGGCTCGACCTGCAGCCCGGTGACGTCGCCGTCTCCCTCGGCACCAGCGGTACGGCGTTCGCGCGGTCGACGCACCCGACCGCCGACCCGAGCGGCCTGGTGGCCGGTTTCGCGGACGCCACCGGCGAGTACCTGCCGCTCGTCTGCACGCTGAACGCGGCCCGCGTGATGTCCGCGACCGCGCAGATGCTCGGCCTGGAACTGTCCGCCTTCGACGAGGCCGCGATCACCTCACCGGGCAGCGACGGACTGGTCCTGCTCCCGTTCCTGGACGGCGAACGTACGCCGGACCTCCCGCACTCGACCGGCCTGATCTACGGCCTCACCCGTGCGACCATGCAGCCCGCGACGATGGCCCGCGCCGCGGTCGAGGGCCTGCTCTGCGGCCTCGCCGACGCCGTCGACGCGCTCCGCGACCAGGGCCTGCCGGTCCACCGCGTCCTGCTCCTCGGCGGTGGGGCCCGCTCCCGCGCCGTACAGGCTCTCGCTCCGGCCCTCCTCGGTGCCGAGGTCGTCCTCCCCGAGCCGGCCGAGTACGTCGCCCTGGGCGCCGCCCGCCAGGCCGCCTGGGCCCTCTCCGGCGCCGCCACCCCGCCGACCTGGCAGATCCCCGTCGGCAAACCCGAGCCGGCCATCACCGTCGACGCCGCCACCATCCGCGCCAACTACGAACAGGTCCTCACCAAGACGCGCTCCCTGCTGGCGGACCCCTACAACCGGTAGCGTCATGCCTCGATGTCGACCTACCAGCCCGAGCGGAGCCGCCGACCGGACCGGAAGGTTCAGGCGGTCATGGCGTTGGTCGGGGCGGTCATTGTCTTCGTGGTCGGCTTCGTCCAGTTGCACACGGTCTACGTGCTGGAGCATCGCGGCGAGGTCGTCACTGCCACCCTTCTCGACGTAAAGAACGGGAAGCGTGCGCGGATCACCGTCAGTTACACGACGCGGGAAGGTGAGCCGCTCACCGCGAAGATTCGGTACGACACGATCCGCGAGCGCGGCGACACGATCCGGGTGGTGTACGACCCGCAGAAGCCCAGCCGGGTGGACGTGCCCGACGGGTTCAGCTACTGGGTGCCAGGCATGGTGCTGGGCCTGGGGGTCGTCCTGTGCGTCGCTGCCCTGGTCATGGCGCTGTGGCGGGGCGGCCCGTCGAATCAGGCACGGCCAGAGGTCTCGCCCTACCCTTGGTGAATGGTGTACTTCGGTGGGTTGCTCGGGCTGATCGGGCTGCTGACGTTGCTGCTCCGCGACGGTGACGTCATCGGGCTGCCTTCGGTTGCGGTCGGGATCGGGCTGCTCGTCATCGGCGCCGGGGTCGGAGCGCTGGGTGTGGTGCGCCGGCGGGCGGTCCGGCGGCGGAAGATCGCCAACGGCGAGCCGGTGCCGGTTGGAAACGTGATCGAGCGCGCGCAGGCGCTGCCGCGGCTGCTCCGGGAGGTACGCCGGGGCACGTACGCCGACCTGCCGAAGAGCCGGACGTTCCTCTGGCTGCTGGCCCTCGTCTACCTGGTCTCGCCGATCGACATCCTCCCGGACCTGATGCCGGTCATTGGCGTCACCGACGATGCGGGAGTCGTGGTCTGGTTGCTCACGAGCGTGTCGACCGCGGCCGGTCTGTACCTGCGCCGCGAGCGCGAGCAGCTGCCGCATCACGAGCCCCCCAGCGGTCGTCGCGCCAACCCGTAGCCATCGCCCGCCACATCCGCGGGTCGTGGCCTGCCGTGCCGTTGGTGGGTAGACGTCCGAGATGCAGGGTTAGCGTCCGGGATATCGGTCGTCAACCCTGCATCTGGGACGCCAACCCATCAAATGCGCGGTGAGCAGGATCGGCAAGTTGGTGCGGCTCGGTCGTGGGACCAGTTGGCGATGT
This Kribbella sp. NBC_00482 DNA region includes the following protein-coding sequences:
- a CDS encoding carbohydrate ABC transporter permease, producing MSGQVTIVTGKKSRGGGFFLGGLAWIVGILFVLPVVWMLLTSFHTEEDAAKNPPDLGAPLTLDGYRSFFDTGPWPSIANSLTASILSTVLVILLAFPAAYALSIRPVKKWTDVLFFFLSTKMLPVVAGLLPIYLFAQSVGMLDNIWLLIILYTSMNLPIAVWMLRSFLSEVPVEILEAASVDGANLIRTLRSVVAPIVTPGIASAALICFIFSWNELLFARVLTGTVAQTAPVFLTGFVTSQGLFLAKVCAASIVVSLPVLIAGFAAQDKLVQGLSLGAVK
- a CDS encoding mannitol dehydrogenase family protein translates to MPSYDRTAVTPGIVHFGVGGFHRAHQAMYLDRLMNEGKALDWGIVGVGVLPHDRRMADVMAAQDTLYTLVIKSPDGTLEPRVIGSIVGYLFAPDDPNAVLARMVDPATRIVSLTITEGGYHVNQVTGELDASDPALAADLEPGATPGSAFGFIVEALRRRREAGVPPFTVMSCDNIPGNGHVARKMLASFARLKDPELAEFLENEVRFPNCMVDRITPVTADADREALAERFGVEDGWPVVCEPFTQWVLEDDFGGGRPPYEEVGVQIVEDVEPYEFMKLRLLNASHQALCYLGFLDGYRYAHEVCQDKLYVDFLLGYMDHEGTPTLPPVPGVDLDRYKHQLIERFANPEVRDTLARLCAESSDRIPKWLLPVVREQLAAGREIKRSVLVVASWARYAEGVDEQGQPIEVVDRLRDKLVERAQHNREDPLVFISDPDLFGDLASDERFVTPYKAALKSLHEIGARATLEAL
- the xylB gene encoding xylulokinase: MTELRLVAGVDCSTQATKVVVCDAETGAVLREGRAPHPDGTQVDPQAWWQAWETASDGLLDGVEAVAIGGQQHGMVLLDDSGEVVHPAVLWNDTSSADATTDLIAELGGAQAWAEAVGSVPVPSFTVTKLRWLRDEAAGDDASAVQREAARRAAAVVLPHDWMTHRLAADRSGIEGITTDRGDASGTGWWSPTTNSYRTDLVELAFGRQLALPRVAGPAEIVGQTAFGAAIAAGTGDNAAAALGLDLQPGDVAVSLGTSGTAFARSTHPTADPSGLVAGFADATGEYLPLVCTLNAARVMSATAQMLGLELSAFDEAAITSPGSDGLVLLPFLDGERTPDLPHSTGLIYGLTRATMQPATMARAAVEGLLCGLADAVDALRDQGLPVHRVLLLGGGARSRAVQALAPALLGAEVVLPEPAEYVALGAARQAAWALSGAATPPTWQIPVGKPEPAITVDAATIRANYEQVLTKTRSLLADPYNR
- a CDS encoding DUF3592 domain-containing protein, producing MALVGAVIVFVVGFVQLHTVYVLEHRGEVVTATLLDVKNGKRARITVSYTTREGEPLTAKIRYDTIRERGDTIRVVYDPQKPSRVDVPDGFSYWVPGMVLGLGVVLCVAALVMALWRGGPSNQARPEVSPYPW
- a CDS encoding YkvA family protein — its product is MVYFGGLLGLIGLLTLLLRDGDVIGLPSVAVGIGLLVIGAGVGALGVVRRRAVRRRKIANGEPVPVGNVIERAQALPRLLREVRRGTYADLPKSRTFLWLLALVYLVSPIDILPDLMPVIGVTDDAGVVVWLLTSVSTAAGLYLRREREQLPHHEPPSGRRANP